A single genomic interval of Drosophila virilis strain 15010-1051.87 chromosome 2, Dvir_AGI_RSII-ME, whole genome shotgun sequence harbors:
- the LOC6632596 gene encoding aminopeptidase N isoform X2: MHFPNVVWVKAIISYPNLQNSSIYAPTTTANASTAIEVAPAPSSASASPSAPPKSSSSDSSTTPALGVAAGRPFHGLVTKLRNLKFDDSKNIRKRLHFDFISKDRFLGGQLKTKNGQKYVFNGPPSGVYVSRTCLVISAFIMVAALISSVLITYFLTSQSLPAIVPSPSAQAHSKDSQSHENDATSDSHANATPLASAKFDIPDWLQQKKKPTTSKPELPVVVPPVGDIAQPEETLETQAKSVERPLQLFEGWRPLHYRIVIEPNIESSASNGSVTIEIERDAKVTSWEPIVLDVYNVTISNVRVIRAPIANASEEVELDFDSDYGDNNATFVVRLAKDLATESKLRLWLSLDFVSQVTDTLQGIYKTSYTNPETKQLQWVISTQFSPIDARRAFPCFDRPDMKANFTISIIRDVKKTMCLSNMPKARSSPHRPGFIRDDFMTTPKMPTYLLAFIVSNMIDSRFADLDGSLVPRVEIWTRPTFVDMTHYAYKMVRKFLPYYEEYFGIKNKLPKIDLVSVPDFGFGAMENWGLITFRDSALLVPEDQELASSSEHMQYVAQIIAHELAHQWFGNLVTPKWWDDLWLKEGFACYMSYKALNQVHPEFQIMDTFTVLEFKESMQHDAANTSHAISFDVKTTNDVRRIFDPISYSKGTILLRMLNSIVGDEAFRAATQDLLQTFAYENMNRDDLWAFLTRHGHAKGTLPKSMNVKQIMDSWITQPGYPVVHVERNGADLVLRQERYLLPARNPLDHSHWFIPITYETDELHKGDNIPTHWMTQEQEQLVISDVFTKQDNSDNVVYLNLNRQSYYRVNYDLTSWLALKKNFSTLPRITRAQLLDDALHLSQAEYLPYDIPLTFLMELFTAVDDELLWSAAKPGLNYLIYNLKREPAYETFRAFMKFIVRPAFDHYGLNEPDNESHLQLKHRALVANFACKFNYDRCTQVAQMKFREWMRDAKKNPIKPNLKSVIYCTALAEGSYQEWYFAYKQYKRTNSASEKEEILTSLGCTTKPWLLSKYLNLTINSTSGILKQDGALAFRAVASNAIGYEIAFDFLQTNIKEIADYYGDGFSTISEMIKSLTIYMNKDYHKQQLQALTANCRKLGLKAVELAIGLAMEQVNDNIYWRTHSYDNLKGFLEGIVSEFQINIF, encoded by the exons GTGGTCAGCTTAAGACCAAGAATGGACAGAAATACGTTTTTAATGGGCCACCATCGGGTGTTTATGTGTCCAGGACCTGCCTGGTCATTTCGGCATTCATAATGGTGGCAGCTCTAATATCCTCTGTGCTTATCACCTACTTCCTTACCTCTCAGAGCCTGCCCGCGATTGTGCCCAGCCCCAG CGCCCAGGCCCACTCCAAGGACTCGCAGAGTCATGAAAACGATGCAACGAGCGATTCGCACGCGAATGCAACGCCCTTGGCGAGTGCCAAGTTCGATATACCCGATTGGctgcagcagaagaagaaacCCACAACTTCAAAGCCAGAGCTGCCCGTGGTGGTGCCGCCCGTGGGTGACATAGCCCAGCCAGAGGAGACGCTGGAAACCCAAGCAAAGTCTGTGGAACGCCCCCTGCAACTGTTTGAGGGCTGGCGTCCACTACACTACAG AATTGTCATTGAGCCAAATATTGAGTCGTCCGCCAGCAATGGCAGCGTTACCATCGAAATCGAACGAGACGCCAAGGTGACCAGCTGGGAGCCGATTGTCCTGGATGTGTACAATGTCACCATATCGAATGTGCGAGTCATACGAGCTCCCATTGCCAACGCTAGCGAGGAGGTGGAACTGGACTTTGACAGCGACTACGGGGATAACAATGCCACGTTTGTAGTTAGACTGGCCAAGGATTTGGCGACGGAGTCCAAACTACGTCTGTGGCTGAGCCTGGACTTTGTCAGTCAGGTGACGGATACGCTGCAGGGCATCTACAAGACCAGCTACACCAATCCAGAGACCAAGCAGTTGCA aTGGGTTATTAGCACCCAGTTCTCGCCGATTGATGCGCGTCGTGCCTTTCCCTGCTTTGATCGCCCCGATATGAAGGCCAACTTCACCATAAGCATCATTCGAGACGTTAAGAAGACCATGTGCTTGTCAAACATGCCCAAGGCACGCAGCAG CCCCCATCGCCCCGGCTTTATACGCGATGATTTCATGACCACGCCCAAAATGCCAACCTATCTGTTGGCCTTCATCGTGTCCAACATGATTGACTCACGCTTTGCCGATCTCGATGGCAGCCTTGTGCCGCGCGTGGAGATTTGGACACGACCCACTTTTGTGGACATGACCCACTATGCCTATAAGATGGTTCGCAAGTTCCTGCCATATTACGAGGAATACTTTGGCATCAAGAACAAGCTGCCCAAGATCGATCTCGTTTCGGTGCCGGACTTTGGTTTTGGCGCCATGGAGAACTGGGGTCTTATTACCTTCCGTGACTCTGCGCTGCTGGTGCCAGAGGATCAGGAGCTGGCCTCCTCGTCGGAGCACATGCAGTACGTGGCACAGATCATAGCCCATGAGCTGGCCCATCAATGGTTTGGCAATCTGGTCACGCCCAAATGGTGGGATGATCTCTGGCTGAAGGAGGGCTTTGCCTGCTACATGAGCTACAAGGCGCTGAACCAAGTGCATCCCGAGTTCCAGATTATGGATACGTTCACAGTGCTT GAATTCAAGGAATCTATGCAACATGATGCGGCCAACACTTCCCATGCCATTTCCTTCGATGTGAAGACCACCAACGATGTGCGCCGCATCTTTGATCCTATTAGCTACTCCAAGGGCACAATATTGCTACGCATGCTGAACTCCATTGTGGGCGATGAGGCGTTCCGTGCAGCCACACAGGATCTGCTGCAGACATTTGCCTACGAGAACATGAATCGCGATGATCTCTGGGCGTTCCTCACGCGTCATGGCCACGCCAAGGGCACCCTGCCCAAGAGCATGAATGTCAAGCAGATCATGGACTCCTGGATAACACAACCCGGCTACCCGGTGGTGCATGTGGAGCGTAATGGTGCCGATTTGGTGCTGCGTCAGGAGCGTTATTTGTTGCCCGCACGAAATCCGTTGGATCACAGCCACTGGTTCATACCCATCACCTACGAGACGGATGAGCTGCACAAGGGCGATAATATACCCACACACTGGATGAcccaggagcaggagcagctggTGATCAGCGATGTGTTCACCAAGCAGGACAATAGCGACAACGTTGTCTATTTGAACCTGAACAGGCAGAGCTACTATCGCGTCAACTACGACCTGACTTCCTGGCTGGCACTGAAGAAAAACTTCAGCACACTGCCACGCATCACACGCGCCCAGCTGCTGGACGATGCACTGCATCTGTCGCAGGCGGAGTATCTGCCATACGATATACC CTTGACTTTCTTAATGGAGCTATTCACAGCCGTGGACGATGAGCTGCTATGGAGCGCAGCCAAGCCGGGTCTCAACTATCTCATCTACAATCTGAAGCGGGAGCCGGCCTATGAGACCTTCAGG GCCTTTATGAAGTTCATAGTGCGCCCCGCCTTCGATCATTATGGTCTCAATGAGCCAGACAATGAGTCGCACCTGCAGCTTAAGCATCGGGCTCTGGTGGCCAATTTCGCCTGCAAATTCAACTACGATCGCTGCACACAGGTGGCCCAAATGAAGTTCCGCGAATGGATGCGCGATGCCAAAAAGAATCC CATCAAGCCCAATCTGAAATCGGTTATATATTGCACGGCGTTGGCGGAGGGTTCCTATCAAGAATGGTACTTTGCCTACAAGCAGTACAAACGGACGAATAGCGCCTCGGAAAAGGAGGAGATACTCACATCGCTCGGCTGCACCACCAAGCCCTGGCTGCTGTCCAA ATATCTAAATTTGACTATCAATTCGACGTCGGGCATCCTGAAACAGGATGGCGCCTTGGCTTTCCGAGCTGTGGCCTCCAATGCGATTGGCTATGagattgcatttgattttttgcAGACCAATATCAAGGAAATTGCGGACTA CTATGGCGATGGCTTCTCCACCATATCCGAGATGATCAAATCCCTGACCATCTACATGAACAAGGACTATCacaaacagcagctgcaggcatTGACCGCCAATTGCCGCAAATTGGGCCTGAAGGCCGTAGAATTAGCTATTGGCTTGGCCATGGAGCAGGTCAATGATAATATCTATTGGCGCACCCACTCTTATGACAATCTCAAAGGTTTCCTCGAGGGCATTGTCAGCGAGTTCCAGATCAACATCTTTTAA
- the LOC6632596 gene encoding aminopeptidase N isoform X5: MHFPNVVWVKGGQLKTKNGQKYVFNGPPSGVYVSRTCLVISAFIMVAALISSVLITYFLTSQSLPAIVPSPSAQAHSKDSQSHENDATSDSHANATPLASAKFDIPDWLQQKKKPTTSKPELPVVVPPVGDIAQPEETLETQAKSVERPLQLFEGWRPLHYRIVIEPNIESSASNGSVTIEIERDAKVTSWEPIVLDVYNVTISNVRVIRAPIANASEEVELDFDSDYGDNNATFVVRLAKDLATESKLRLWLSLDFVSQVTDTLQGIYKTSYTNPETKQLQWVISTQFSPIDARRAFPCFDRPDMKANFTISIIRDVKKTMCLSNMPKARSSPHRPGFIRDDFMTTPKMPTYLLAFIVSNMIDSRFADLDGSLVPRVEIWTRPTFVDMTHYAYKMVRKFLPYYEEYFGIKNKLPKIDLVSVPDFGFGAMENWGLITFRDSALLVPEDQELASSSEHMQYVAQIIAHELAHQWFGNLVTPKWWDDLWLKEGFACYMSYKALNQVHPEFQIMDTFTVLEFKESMQHDAANTSHAISFDVKTTNDVRRIFDPISYSKGTILLRMLNSIVGDEAFRAATQDLLQTFAYENMNRDDLWAFLTRHGHAKGTLPKSMNVKQIMDSWITQPGYPVVHVERNGADLVLRQERYLLPARNPLDHSHWFIPITYETDELHKGDNIPTHWMTQEQEQLVISDVFTKQDNSDNVVYLNLNRQSYYRVNYDLTSWLALKKNFSTLPRITRAQLLDDALHLSQAEYLPYDIPLTFLMELFTAVDDELLWSAAKPGLNYLIYNLKREPAYETFRAFMKFIVRPAFDHYGLNEPDNESHLQLKHRALVANFACKFNYDRCTQVAQMKFREWMRDAKKNPIKPNLKSVIYCTALAEGSYQEWYFAYKQYKRTNSASEKEEILTSLGCTTKPWLLSKYLNLTINSTSGILKQDGALAFRAVASNAIGYEIAFDFLQTNIKEIADYYGDGFSTISEMIKSLTIYMNKDYHKQQLQALTANCRKLGLKAVELAIGLAMEQVNDNIYWRTHSYDNLKGFLEGIVSEFQINIF, translated from the exons GTGGTCAGCTTAAGACCAAGAATGGACAGAAATACGTTTTTAATGGGCCACCATCGGGTGTTTATGTGTCCAGGACCTGCCTGGTCATTTCGGCATTCATAATGGTGGCAGCTCTAATATCCTCTGTGCTTATCACCTACTTCCTTACCTCTCAGAGCCTGCCCGCGATTGTGCCCAGCCCCAG CGCCCAGGCCCACTCCAAGGACTCGCAGAGTCATGAAAACGATGCAACGAGCGATTCGCACGCGAATGCAACGCCCTTGGCGAGTGCCAAGTTCGATATACCCGATTGGctgcagcagaagaagaaacCCACAACTTCAAAGCCAGAGCTGCCCGTGGTGGTGCCGCCCGTGGGTGACATAGCCCAGCCAGAGGAGACGCTGGAAACCCAAGCAAAGTCTGTGGAACGCCCCCTGCAACTGTTTGAGGGCTGGCGTCCACTACACTACAG AATTGTCATTGAGCCAAATATTGAGTCGTCCGCCAGCAATGGCAGCGTTACCATCGAAATCGAACGAGACGCCAAGGTGACCAGCTGGGAGCCGATTGTCCTGGATGTGTACAATGTCACCATATCGAATGTGCGAGTCATACGAGCTCCCATTGCCAACGCTAGCGAGGAGGTGGAACTGGACTTTGACAGCGACTACGGGGATAACAATGCCACGTTTGTAGTTAGACTGGCCAAGGATTTGGCGACGGAGTCCAAACTACGTCTGTGGCTGAGCCTGGACTTTGTCAGTCAGGTGACGGATACGCTGCAGGGCATCTACAAGACCAGCTACACCAATCCAGAGACCAAGCAGTTGCA aTGGGTTATTAGCACCCAGTTCTCGCCGATTGATGCGCGTCGTGCCTTTCCCTGCTTTGATCGCCCCGATATGAAGGCCAACTTCACCATAAGCATCATTCGAGACGTTAAGAAGACCATGTGCTTGTCAAACATGCCCAAGGCACGCAGCAG CCCCCATCGCCCCGGCTTTATACGCGATGATTTCATGACCACGCCCAAAATGCCAACCTATCTGTTGGCCTTCATCGTGTCCAACATGATTGACTCACGCTTTGCCGATCTCGATGGCAGCCTTGTGCCGCGCGTGGAGATTTGGACACGACCCACTTTTGTGGACATGACCCACTATGCCTATAAGATGGTTCGCAAGTTCCTGCCATATTACGAGGAATACTTTGGCATCAAGAACAAGCTGCCCAAGATCGATCTCGTTTCGGTGCCGGACTTTGGTTTTGGCGCCATGGAGAACTGGGGTCTTATTACCTTCCGTGACTCTGCGCTGCTGGTGCCAGAGGATCAGGAGCTGGCCTCCTCGTCGGAGCACATGCAGTACGTGGCACAGATCATAGCCCATGAGCTGGCCCATCAATGGTTTGGCAATCTGGTCACGCCCAAATGGTGGGATGATCTCTGGCTGAAGGAGGGCTTTGCCTGCTACATGAGCTACAAGGCGCTGAACCAAGTGCATCCCGAGTTCCAGATTATGGATACGTTCACAGTGCTT GAATTCAAGGAATCTATGCAACATGATGCGGCCAACACTTCCCATGCCATTTCCTTCGATGTGAAGACCACCAACGATGTGCGCCGCATCTTTGATCCTATTAGCTACTCCAAGGGCACAATATTGCTACGCATGCTGAACTCCATTGTGGGCGATGAGGCGTTCCGTGCAGCCACACAGGATCTGCTGCAGACATTTGCCTACGAGAACATGAATCGCGATGATCTCTGGGCGTTCCTCACGCGTCATGGCCACGCCAAGGGCACCCTGCCCAAGAGCATGAATGTCAAGCAGATCATGGACTCCTGGATAACACAACCCGGCTACCCGGTGGTGCATGTGGAGCGTAATGGTGCCGATTTGGTGCTGCGTCAGGAGCGTTATTTGTTGCCCGCACGAAATCCGTTGGATCACAGCCACTGGTTCATACCCATCACCTACGAGACGGATGAGCTGCACAAGGGCGATAATATACCCACACACTGGATGAcccaggagcaggagcagctggTGATCAGCGATGTGTTCACCAAGCAGGACAATAGCGACAACGTTGTCTATTTGAACCTGAACAGGCAGAGCTACTATCGCGTCAACTACGACCTGACTTCCTGGCTGGCACTGAAGAAAAACTTCAGCACACTGCCACGCATCACACGCGCCCAGCTGCTGGACGATGCACTGCATCTGTCGCAGGCGGAGTATCTGCCATACGATATACC CTTGACTTTCTTAATGGAGCTATTCACAGCCGTGGACGATGAGCTGCTATGGAGCGCAGCCAAGCCGGGTCTCAACTATCTCATCTACAATCTGAAGCGGGAGCCGGCCTATGAGACCTTCAGG GCCTTTATGAAGTTCATAGTGCGCCCCGCCTTCGATCATTATGGTCTCAATGAGCCAGACAATGAGTCGCACCTGCAGCTTAAGCATCGGGCTCTGGTGGCCAATTTCGCCTGCAAATTCAACTACGATCGCTGCACACAGGTGGCCCAAATGAAGTTCCGCGAATGGATGCGCGATGCCAAAAAGAATCC CATCAAGCCCAATCTGAAATCGGTTATATATTGCACGGCGTTGGCGGAGGGTTCCTATCAAGAATGGTACTTTGCCTACAAGCAGTACAAACGGACGAATAGCGCCTCGGAAAAGGAGGAGATACTCACATCGCTCGGCTGCACCACCAAGCCCTGGCTGCTGTCCAA ATATCTAAATTTGACTATCAATTCGACGTCGGGCATCCTGAAACAGGATGGCGCCTTGGCTTTCCGAGCTGTGGCCTCCAATGCGATTGGCTATGagattgcatttgattttttgcAGACCAATATCAAGGAAATTGCGGACTA CTATGGCGATGGCTTCTCCACCATATCCGAGATGATCAAATCCCTGACCATCTACATGAACAAGGACTATCacaaacagcagctgcaggcatTGACCGCCAATTGCCGCAAATTGGGCCTGAAGGCCGTAGAATTAGCTATTGGCTTGGCCATGGAGCAGGTCAATGATAATATCTATTGGCGCACCCACTCTTATGACAATCTCAAAGGTTTCCTCGAGGGCATTGTCAGCGAGTTCCAGATCAACATCTTTTAA
- the LOC6632596 gene encoding aminopeptidase N isoform X7 has protein sequence MFISKIASALHNLSRQHLWGAIKRYELHLQLKQLQWVISTQFSPIDARRAFPCFDRPDMKANFTISIIRDVKKTMCLSNMPKARSSPHRPGFIRDDFMTTPKMPTYLLAFIVSNMIDSRFADLDGSLVPRVEIWTRPTFVDMTHYAYKMVRKFLPYYEEYFGIKNKLPKIDLVSVPDFGFGAMENWGLITFRDSALLVPEDQELASSSEHMQYVAQIIAHELAHQWFGNLVTPKWWDDLWLKEGFACYMSYKALNQVHPEFQIMDTFTVLEFKESMQHDAANTSHAISFDVKTTNDVRRIFDPISYSKGTILLRMLNSIVGDEAFRAATQDLLQTFAYENMNRDDLWAFLTRHGHAKGTLPKSMNVKQIMDSWITQPGYPVVHVERNGADLVLRQERYLLPARNPLDHSHWFIPITYETDELHKGDNIPTHWMTQEQEQLVISDVFTKQDNSDNVVYLNLNRQSYYRVNYDLTSWLALKKNFSTLPRITRAQLLDDALHLSQAEYLPYDIPLTFLMELFTAVDDELLWSAAKPGLNYLIYNLKREPAYETFRAFMKFIVRPAFDHYGLNEPDNESHLQLKHRALVANFACKFNYDRCTQVAQMKFREWMRDAKKNPIKPNLKSVIYCTALAEGSYQEWYFAYKQYKRTNSASEKEEILTSLGCTTKPWLLSKYLNLTINSTSGILKQDGALAFRAVASNAIGYEIAFDFLQTNIKEIADYYGDGFSTISEMIKSLTIYMNKDYHKQQLQALTANCRKLGLKAVELAIGLAMEQVNDNIYWRTHSYDNLKGFLEGIVSEFQINIF, from the exons aTGGGTTATTAGCACCCAGTTCTCGCCGATTGATGCGCGTCGTGCCTTTCCCTGCTTTGATCGCCCCGATATGAAGGCCAACTTCACCATAAGCATCATTCGAGACGTTAAGAAGACCATGTGCTTGTCAAACATGCCCAAGGCACGCAGCAG CCCCCATCGCCCCGGCTTTATACGCGATGATTTCATGACCACGCCCAAAATGCCAACCTATCTGTTGGCCTTCATCGTGTCCAACATGATTGACTCACGCTTTGCCGATCTCGATGGCAGCCTTGTGCCGCGCGTGGAGATTTGGACACGACCCACTTTTGTGGACATGACCCACTATGCCTATAAGATGGTTCGCAAGTTCCTGCCATATTACGAGGAATACTTTGGCATCAAGAACAAGCTGCCCAAGATCGATCTCGTTTCGGTGCCGGACTTTGGTTTTGGCGCCATGGAGAACTGGGGTCTTATTACCTTCCGTGACTCTGCGCTGCTGGTGCCAGAGGATCAGGAGCTGGCCTCCTCGTCGGAGCACATGCAGTACGTGGCACAGATCATAGCCCATGAGCTGGCCCATCAATGGTTTGGCAATCTGGTCACGCCCAAATGGTGGGATGATCTCTGGCTGAAGGAGGGCTTTGCCTGCTACATGAGCTACAAGGCGCTGAACCAAGTGCATCCCGAGTTCCAGATTATGGATACGTTCACAGTGCTT GAATTCAAGGAATCTATGCAACATGATGCGGCCAACACTTCCCATGCCATTTCCTTCGATGTGAAGACCACCAACGATGTGCGCCGCATCTTTGATCCTATTAGCTACTCCAAGGGCACAATATTGCTACGCATGCTGAACTCCATTGTGGGCGATGAGGCGTTCCGTGCAGCCACACAGGATCTGCTGCAGACATTTGCCTACGAGAACATGAATCGCGATGATCTCTGGGCGTTCCTCACGCGTCATGGCCACGCCAAGGGCACCCTGCCCAAGAGCATGAATGTCAAGCAGATCATGGACTCCTGGATAACACAACCCGGCTACCCGGTGGTGCATGTGGAGCGTAATGGTGCCGATTTGGTGCTGCGTCAGGAGCGTTATTTGTTGCCCGCACGAAATCCGTTGGATCACAGCCACTGGTTCATACCCATCACCTACGAGACGGATGAGCTGCACAAGGGCGATAATATACCCACACACTGGATGAcccaggagcaggagcagctggTGATCAGCGATGTGTTCACCAAGCAGGACAATAGCGACAACGTTGTCTATTTGAACCTGAACAGGCAGAGCTACTATCGCGTCAACTACGACCTGACTTCCTGGCTGGCACTGAAGAAAAACTTCAGCACACTGCCACGCATCACACGCGCCCAGCTGCTGGACGATGCACTGCATCTGTCGCAGGCGGAGTATCTGCCATACGATATACC CTTGACTTTCTTAATGGAGCTATTCACAGCCGTGGACGATGAGCTGCTATGGAGCGCAGCCAAGCCGGGTCTCAACTATCTCATCTACAATCTGAAGCGGGAGCCGGCCTATGAGACCTTCAGG GCCTTTATGAAGTTCATAGTGCGCCCCGCCTTCGATCATTATGGTCTCAATGAGCCAGACAATGAGTCGCACCTGCAGCTTAAGCATCGGGCTCTGGTGGCCAATTTCGCCTGCAAATTCAACTACGATCGCTGCACACAGGTGGCCCAAATGAAGTTCCGCGAATGGATGCGCGATGCCAAAAAGAATCC CATCAAGCCCAATCTGAAATCGGTTATATATTGCACGGCGTTGGCGGAGGGTTCCTATCAAGAATGGTACTTTGCCTACAAGCAGTACAAACGGACGAATAGCGCCTCGGAAAAGGAGGAGATACTCACATCGCTCGGCTGCACCACCAAGCCCTGGCTGCTGTCCAA ATATCTAAATTTGACTATCAATTCGACGTCGGGCATCCTGAAACAGGATGGCGCCTTGGCTTTCCGAGCTGTGGCCTCCAATGCGATTGGCTATGagattgcatttgattttttgcAGACCAATATCAAGGAAATTGCGGACTA CTATGGCGATGGCTTCTCCACCATATCCGAGATGATCAAATCCCTGACCATCTACATGAACAAGGACTATCacaaacagcagctgcaggcatTGACCGCCAATTGCCGCAAATTGGGCCTGAAGGCCGTAGAATTAGCTATTGGCTTGGCCATGGAGCAGGTCAATGATAATATCTATTGGCGCACCCACTCTTATGACAATCTCAAAGGTTTCCTCGAGGGCATTGTCAGCGAGTTCCAGATCAACATCTTTTAA